A genomic stretch from Malus domestica chromosome 15, GDT2T_hap1 includes:
- the LOC103438778 gene encoding photosystem II 22 kDa protein, chloroplastic — protein MAQTMLLMSSSVSSGHVVDLKSSDRLLQVQVQRLRPKSFSQLVFRPLPSSSFASSSSTVVALFKSKTKAPAKKAPSPKPKVEDGIFGTSGGIGFTKQNELFVGRVAMIGFAASLLGEAITGKGILSQLNLETGVPIYEAEPLLLFFILFTLLGAIGALGDRGKFVDDPPTGIEGAVIPPGKGFKSALGLNEGGPLFGFTKANELFVGRLAQLGFAFSLIGEIITGKGALAQLNIETGVPINEIEPLVLLNVVFFFIAAVNPGTGKFITDVDEED, from the exons ATGGCTCAAACCATGCTTCTCATGTCCAGTAGTGTGTCTTCAGGCCATGTCGTCGACTTGAAGTCCTCAGACCGTTTACTCCAAGTACAAGTTCAAAGACTTAGGCCTAAGTCTTTCTCTCAACTTGTTTTCAGACCCCtcccatcatcttcttttgcCTCATCGTCTTCGACCGTTGTCGCTCTCTTCAAATCGAAAACGAAAGCTCCTGCCAAGaag GCCCCGTCGCCGAAGCCGAAGGTTGAAGACGGTATCTTTGGAACTTCTGGGGGCATTGGTTTCACAAAGCAGAATGAGCTCTTTGTTGGTCGGGTTGCCATGATTGGCTTTGCT GCATCATTGTTGGGAGAAGCAATTACAGGAAAAGGAATTCTTTCACAATTGAACTTGGAAACCGGAGTTCCCATCTATGAAGCTGAACcacttcttctcttcttcatcCTTTTCACCCTCCTTGGGGCCATTGGAGCTTTAGGTGACCGTGGTAAATTCGTCGATGACCCGCCCACAGGAATTGAAGGGGCAGTGATCCCTCCAGGCAAAGGATTTAAATCAGCCTTGGGTCTCAATGAAGGAG GTCCTCTATTTGGATTCACAAAGGCGAACGAGCTATTTGTTGGAAGATTGGCACAGTTGGGATTTGCATTCTCTCTAATAGGAGAAATCATCACAGGGAAGGGAGCTCTAGCCCAGTTAAACATTGAGACTGGAGTCCCCATTAACGAAATCGAACCCCTTGTGTTGCTCAAtgttgtcttcttcttcattgctGCAGTGAATCCCGGAACTGGTAAATTCATCACAGACGTGGATGAAGAagactag